Proteins from one Podarcis raffonei isolate rPodRaf1 chromosome 1, rPodRaf1.pri, whole genome shotgun sequence genomic window:
- the LOC128402975 gene encoding 40S ribosomal protein S23-like, which translates to MGKCRGLQTARKLRSHRRDQKWHDKQYKKAHLGTALKANPFGGASHAKGIVLGKVDVEAKQPNSAIRKCVRVQLIKNGKKITAFVPNDGCLNFIEENDEVLAAGFGRKGHVVGDIPGVRFKVVKVANVSLLALYKGKKERPRS; encoded by the coding sequence ATGGGCAAGTGCCGTGGGCTTCAGACAGCCAGGAAGCTGCGCAGTCATCGCCGAGACCAGAAATGGCATGACAAACAATACAAGAAGGCACATCTGGGTACTGCTTTGAAAGCCAACCCTTTTGGGGGAGCTTCCCATGCCAAAGGAATTGTCTTGGgaaaagttgatgttgaagctAAGCAGCCAAATTCTGCCATCAGGAAGTGTGTCCGAGTTCAGCTCATCAAGAATGGAAAGAAAATAACAGCCTTTGTTCCTAATGATGGTTGTCTGAACTTCATTGAGGAGAACGATGAAGTCCTGGCTGCTGGGTTTGGTCGGAAAGGTCATGTTGTTGGTGACATCCCAGGAGTTCGTTTCAAGGTCGTCAAAGTAGCAAATGTTTCTCTCTTAGCATTGTACAAAGGCAAGAAAGAGAGACCAAGATCATAA